GGTTGTCTTTATTTATCGCTATTGCACCGATGCTTGGTTTCATGGGTACGGTAATTGGTATGATTCAGGCCTTCGAGAAAATTGCTGCTGTTGGTAACTTAAGTGCTTCACTTATTGCAGGTGATATTCAAGTAGCCTTATTAACTACGGTATTTGGTCTTATTGTGGCGATTATACTTCAAATTTTTTATAATTATATCATCGCTAAGATTGATAGTATTGTAAATGATATGGAAGACTCATCAATCTCTTTGATTGATATGTTGGTAGATCACAAAAAATAAGTCGGACTTAAATACCAAGTAAAATGCATAAAATAATAAAAATAATATTAATAGTTCTCAGTATTGCAGGCTTCATATTATGGACACAGATGCCAAGTGGCGATATGATGCCCTCTGAAGCAATTGGGAGTAGTTCTATGAACTTTATGTTCATAATTACATTTATCCTATTAGCTTTTGCGGTAGTTGTGAGCTTGTTTTTCGGATTAAAGAATGTTTTTTCTTCACCAGAAGGTTTAAAAAGAACATTGATTGGCGTTGGAGGTTTAGTGGTAGTAGCCATCATTTCTTACTTCGCAGCTTCTGGAACTGATGTTGATTTAGACGCTATGAGAGCTAAGGGTTTAGAGGCTGATGAGAGCACGGTTAAAAATATCGGAACTTTCTTAAATATCTTCTTTATCTTAACTATCATCGCGGTAGGAGCAATGGTTGTTCCGGGAATTAAAAAAATGTTTAACAAATAAAAGTAAACTATTATGCCAAGAAGAGGAGCACCACCAGAGGTTAATGCCGGTTCTATGGCTGACATCGCTTTCTTATTACTTATCTTTTTCTTAGTAACTACGACTATCGAAACAGATGCTGGTTTGGATCGTATGTTACCGCCAATTGATGAAACGGATCAACCGGAGGTTATTATTAAGCAGAAGAATATTTTTACTGTTAATATCAATAGAGATGGACGGCTTTTAGTTGAGGATGAACTAACAGATATTAAAGAGTTAAGAGAAAAAGCAATTGCTTTTTTAGATAATGGAGGGGCTGCTAGTGGCACTGAAGAATATTGCAACTATTGTCAGGGTAAAAGAGATGAAACATCTTCCGATAATCCTGACAAGGCTATTATCTCTTTAAAGAATGATAGGGAAACCAAATACAATGTCTATATCACGGTTCAAAACGAGATTGTAGGTGCGTATAATGAATTGCGTAACAGAGAGGCACAGCGCTTGTATAAGCGTAATTTTACGGAAATGGAAGCAGAATATTCGAACCAAGAAACTCCAGACGAAAGAAAAGAGGTTCTTAAAGAGCGAATTAAAAGAATTCAAGAGTTATTTCCTCAAAAGTTTTCTGAAGCTGAAACCTCTACAGGTAATTAATCGAAAAAGTTAAAAAGAAAAAATATGTCAAAATTTAACAAAAAGAAAGATGCAGCGGTTCCGGCAGTGAATACAGCCTCGCTTCCAGATATTGTTTTTATGTTACTGTTTTTCTTTATGACCGTAACGGTTATGAAAGATACCTCTGTTAAAGTTCAAAATGAACTTCCAAAAGCAAGTGAAACTAAGAAATTAGAAAAAAAGGATCAAGTGATTACTATTTATGTAGGGGCACCTACTGATGAGTATCAAAAGGTTTTTGGGAAAGAGGCTAAAATTCAGTTGAATGATAAGTTCTCAAGTCCATCTGAAGTTGGTCCTTACATTTTAGCAGAAAGAGCAAAAAAATCAGAAGATTTGCAAAACGTTTTAACTACTTCATTGAAAGTTGATAAAAATGCCAACATGGGTATTATTTCGGATATAAAAGAAGAGTTAAGAAAAGTGAATGCGCTGAAAATTAATTATACAACCTTCGAAGGTGACGCATTTGATAATCTAAATAGATAATCAATATTTCTTTCAAAAAGTATAAACGCTTCAAATTTTTATTTGAAGCGTTTTTTTTTAGTACTATTCTATTTTAAAAAGTAAACTTAAGACCCCTGAAAATCTACTAAAATACATCCTTAAATTTAGTCTATTTTTCTGGCGAACCCTTGGGGGCGACCTACACATCTTTTAGGTTTATATGCCGTTTTGAATCTAGTTTATTTTAATATCTTTGGATGATGAAGAAATTAATATGTTTTTTTTTTCTAAGCATTCCCATGCTGTGTTTTGCACAAATCGAAGAAAACACATCGGTAGTAAGCTCTAATTACTTAGAAGACCAAATTTATTTGGGGCTTCATTATAATCTGCTAGGGGATAAACCTAATGCTGTTTTTCAGCGCAATTTTTCCTATGGTTTGCAGCTGGGGCTCATAAGAGATATTCCTTTAACGACGAATGGGAGGGTGGCTTTAGGTATTGGTTTGGGCTATGCGGTGAATTCGTATTATTCAAATATCATAAGCACCAAGGCTAATGGTATGATAAGCTATCAATTTGCCGAAGATGATTTTGATTATAACAGAAGTAAATTTCAAACCCATAGTTTAGAATTGCCATTAGAATTCCGTTGGCGTAATGCCACCCGAAATAGGTATAAATTTTTTCGGATGTATTCGGGCCTTAAGTTCAATTATAACTTTAGTAATTTATCAAAACTTGTAACAGATGCGGGTAAAACTAGTTTTTCAAACTCGGATATTGAAAAATTTCAATATGGTTTAATGCTTAATGTAGGTTACAATACCTTTAATTTGCATTTATACTATGCTTTAAGCGACTTTATGAAAGACAATACAGTACTTGATACTGGAGAAAGTTTATCGCTTAAACCGCTTAGAATTGGCTTAATTTTTTACTTGTTATAACCAATAAGGTATCGTAATAAATTGTGAAACGATCCCAATGATCAGACCGGTAACAAGTGTTATGGTAGTATGAGCTCTAAAGTATAACCTTGAAGAAGCTATGAGTCCTGCCATCAAAATGAGCAAACTAATAGAAAAGGTAAGATTAATTTCAAAATGAATACTTAAATTAATCAGGTACATGGTTAAGGTGCCGATGCCCAACATGTGAAGACTTCCTTTGAATTTTACAAACAGCAACATGAGGTAGGTGAACAAGGCAATAATAAGTCCAATAAAGAAATAATACAGTTCAGCGGTATAGTTGTATGGAATTACCTTATAAACGATCATTAAAAGCAACACCAAGCTAATAAAAAGGGGATACTTACGTGCCTTGGTACTGGGAAAAAAAACTGAATTTACAAAACCCATATTTCTAAGGATTAAGAAACAAATTATCGGTACCATAACGGTGAGAATAAAAATAGGAAGTAGGTTGCCAATTTTCATTGCAAACGTGGTGTATTTTTTACTGACTAAAAAATAGCTTAGCGTACCATAAATTGGAATGAATATAGGATGAAAGACATAGGAAATAATCTTATAAAAAACTTTCATTAAATTTCTTTACGCATTCGAGCTACAGGAATACTAAGTTGCTCTCTGTACTTAGCAACCGTTCTTCGTGCAATAGGATATCCTTTTTCTTTTAAAATATCGGCTAATTTGTCATCCGTAAGTGGTTTTCTTTTTGTTTCTTCTCCTATTACGGTTTCTAAAATTTTCTTTATTTCCTTAGTCGATACATCTTCACCCTGGTCATTTTTCATAGATTCTGAAAAATACTCTTTAATTAATTTGGTGCCATAGGGGGTGTCCACATATTTGCTATTAGCCACTCTAGAAACCGTAGAAACATCCATATCAATTTTATCGGCAATATCTTTCAAAATCATTGGGCGGAGCTTGCGCTCATCACCCGACAAAAAATATTCCTTTTGATAGTGCATGATGGTATTCATGGTAACAAAAAGTGTTTGCTGTCGCTGTTTTATAGCGTCAATAAACCATTTCGCAGCATCTAATTTTTGTTTGATAAATTGTACGGTATCTTTCTGGGCTTTAGATTTTTCTTTCGCATTCTTATAGCCCTCTAACATATTGTTATAATCTTTAGAGATATGAAGCTCAGGAGCATTTCTACCATTCAAGGTTAACTCTAGTTCGCCATCTACAATTTTAATAGAAAAATCAGGCACAATGTGTTCTACCATTCTTGTATTTCCTCCAGAATACGACCCACCAGGTTTAGGGTTTAACTTTTCTATTTCTGAAATTGAATTTTTAAGTTCTTCTTCGGTAATGTTGTGTTTTTGTAGTAGTTTTTGGTAATGTTTTTTGGTAAACTGTTCAAAAGATTTTTCTAAAATTTGAATGGCTAGCTCAACACTCGGATTTAGTTCTTTGCGTTTTAATTGAATAATTAAACACTCTTCTAAAGAAGTGGCTCCCACCCCAGGAGGATCTAATTCTTGAACTATTTTTAATATTTTTCGAATTGCACCTTCGTCAGTGTAGATGTTTTGTGTAAAAGCCAAATCATCTAAAATATCAGGAATAGCCCTTCTTATATAGCCGCTTTCATCGATACTACCTACAAGAAATTCGGCAATAAACCATTCCTCGTCACTCAAATAAAAGGTATTTAATTGATTGATTAAATATTGATTAAAAGAAATTCCTGCTGCGTAAGGTACCGTCTTTTCTTCATCATCGGCACTATAATTATTTACTTGGGTTCTATACTCTGGAATTTCATCATCGCTTAAATATTCATCTATATTGATATCTTCCGCATTAATACTATCGCTATCTGACTCGTCATTGTAAACATCATCCTCATAGTCATCATCAAAATTATCTAACTCTTCTTTTCCTGTTTCCAAAGCAGGATTTTCTTCCAATTCTTGTTTTAAACGTTGTTCAAAAGCCTGTGTAGGCAGTTGAATCAGTTTCATCAATTGAATCTGTTGTGGAGAGAGCTTTTGCGATAATTTAAATGATAAATATTGTTTAAGCATGTATAGGTTCTATTCTTACGTATAAATTTAAGATATTTTGATGAATATACTTTCTATTTTTAAAACTCGGCATTCTGTGGCGTTCTCGGGAAAGGAATAACGTCTCTAATATTGCCCATTCCTGTAGTAAAAAGCACTAAACGTTCAAAACCTAAGCCAAAACCACTATGTACTGCAGATCCAAATCTTCTTAAATCAAGATACCACCAAAGTTCTTTTTCGTCAATATCCAAGGCTTTCATCTTTTCTTGTAAAACGTCTAAACGTTCTTCACGTTGGGAGCCGCCCACTATTTCGCCAATTCCAGGAAAAAGAATATCCATAGCTCTAACTGTTTTTCCATCTTCATTTAAACGCATGTAAAATGCTTTTATTTTTGCAGGATAATCAAATAAGATGACCGGACATTTAAAGTGTTTTTCTACCAAATAGCGTTCGTGTTCACTTTGTAAATCTGTTCCCCAATCTTCAATCGGATATTGAAATTTTTTCTTTTTATTTGGAGTACTGTTCTTTAAAATATCAATGGCTTCGGTATAGGAGACTCTTTTAAAGTTATTTTCAGTTACAAATTTTAATTTTTCGATAAGCGCCATATCACTGCGTTCTATCTGAGGTTTTGTCTTTTCTTCCTCTAACAAGCGTTGCTCTAAAAATTGTAAATCTTCCTGACAATTGTCAAGCACATAAGTAATTACTTCTTTAATGAAATCTTCTGCTAAATCCATGTTGGCATCTAAATCATTAAAAGCAACCTCGGGTTCAATCATCCAAAATTCTGCTAAATGGCGCGATGTGTTAGAGTTTTCAGCCCTAAACGTAGGACCAAAAGTATACACTTTCCCCAAAGCCATGGCATAGGTTTCTGCTTCTAATTGCCCTGAAACCGTCAGGTTGGTTTCTTTTCCAAAAAAATCTTCTTTAAAATTAATGCTTCCATCTTCATTTAAGGGTGGTTTCTTTTGATCTAAGGTCGATACTCTAAACATTTCCCCAGCACCTTCGGCATCAGAACCAGTGATAATGGGTGTATGAACATTATAAAAACCATTCTTTTGAAAGTACTGGTGTACGGCAAAAGATAAGGCTGAGCGTAGGCGCATTACAGCGGCAAACGTATTGGTACGCACTCTTAAATGTGCTTTTTCCCTTAAAAATTCTAAAGAATGTTTTTTGGGTTGAATAGGGTAGGTATCAGGGTCAGAAGTTCCTAAAACTATGAGCTCATTTACTTGTATTTCTAAGCTTTGCCCTCTCCCTTGACTTTCTACCAAGGTACCTTTAATCTGTAGCGCAGCGCCTGTAGTAACTTTTCTTAACAAAGCTTCATCAAAATTCTCAAAAGCTACAACACATTGCATATTATTTAAGGTAGAACCGTCATTAAGTGCAATAAATCTATTGCTTCTGAATGTTTTTACCCAACCTTTGATTGTCACTTCTTGTAAAAGATGTTTTGTAGAAAGTAATTCTTTTATGCTATTCGATTTCATGTGTTTTATGGTGTTTTATAGGCGCAAAGATAGCCTTTTTGATAAAATTGATATTTTGGAGAGGTAGCTATTCTTTTGGTTTTTATTCTAATTCCTCATTTTTTGGTAAAATATCTATTTGTGGTTCTTTAAGCACCTTTTTATTGGCAATGTTGCGTTCTAATGAAAGTAATAAAGAGGGTAATAAAATTAAATTAGATAACATGGCAAAAAGTAAGGTTGCAGAAACTAAAGTACCTAATGCTACAGTACCACCAAAGCTAGAAATGGCAAAGACTGAGAATCCAAAGAACAATACAATTGAGGTATAAAACATACTGACGCCTGTTTCTCTTAGTGCTGCGTATACCGATTTCTTAATTCGCCATTGATTAGCGGTTAACTCTTGCCTATACTTGGCGAGAAAGTGAATGGTATCATCAACAGAAATACCAAAAGCAATACTGAATACCAAAATGGTCGAAGGTTTTATGGGGACCCCTACATAGCCCATCAAGCCTGCGGTAATGACTAAAGGCAATAGGTTCGGAATTAATGAAATGATGATCATCCTAAACGAGCGAAACAAATACGCCATAAATAAGGCAATAAGTCCTATGGCTAAGGCTAAAGATAAAATTAAGTTATTGACCAGATACTTGGTTCCCTTTAAAAAAATAAGGGCACTACCCGTCATATATACATTGAAACGATCTGAGGGAAATATCTTGCTAATGTTTTCTTGAAGTTTGGCTTCGATGGCTTCCATTCTATCGGTTTTTACGTCTTTCATGAAGGTAGTAATCCGTGCGGTTTGTCCTGTAGAATCGACAAAACTCTTCAATAAATTACCGTTATCTGCCGATTTTCTAGCCACATCCATGATAAACGTATTTTCTTGACTCGTAGGTAATTGGTAGTATTTAGGAATGCCGTTATAGAAGGCTTGTTTGGAATACTTTACCAAATCGACCACGGAAACAGGTCTTGATAATTCAGGAATTTCATGAACAACTTGACTTAGTTCATCAATTTTTTTTAAAGTGGGAGCCTTTAATACGCCATTTTTTCTTTTGGTATCTACTACAATTTCTACGGGCATAATGCCGTCAAACTCTTCTTCAAAAAAACGAATATCTTGAAAGAATTCTGCATTCTTGGGCATGTCTTCTATAGGACTTCCTGAAATATCAATTTGATAAATACCGATAATACTCACGACCAAAAGAACTATAGAAACCACATAAACCGATATTCTTTTTTCACGGACAATGTGCTCCATCCAATTTACAAAGCCATCAATCCATTTTTTGTTCAGGTGTTTTAAATGCTTGGTTTTTGGCAATGGCATAAAGCTATAGACAATGGGTATGACTAATAAAGAAAGTACAAATATCCCAATGATGTTTATAGAAGCTACAATTCCAAATTCCTTTAAAAGTTGACTGTCAGTGATAATAAATGTCGCAAAACCTGAGGCAGTCGTAATATTGGTCATCAAGGTTGCATTTCCAATTTTCGAGATAACCCGCTGTAAAGAAAGGGCCTGATTACCGTGTTTTTTAACCTCTTGCTGGTATTTGTTTATTAAAAAAATACAGTTCGGAATGCCAATAACAATAATCAAAGGAGGAATTAACGCAGTTAAAACTGTAATCTCGTATTGTAATAATCCTAAAATACCAAAGGCCCACATCACTCCAATAATCACAACGCACATGGATATAAATGTTGCTCTAAAGCTT
The sequence above is drawn from the Cellulophaga sp. Hel_I_12 genome and encodes:
- a CDS encoding RND family transporter, producing the protein MVTKITKGFWAKTANIILRNRIIILLIITGITIFLALQWDKMRFSSSQANLLPDHHEVNVQYQSFLKTFGEEGNIVVLAIKDSSLFTPEKFNRWNKLSKQLDAFPEVDFVLSTDNLQELVKDSLKQEFVLKPFIQEEPKTKTQIDSLASHLFNDLPFYEDLLYNKQTKTIRTLVYLDKDIINTSARKDFILEDLQSLIEVFEEETEMNVYVSGMPYIRTMNSQSIINEISKFILAALGVTSLIFFLFFRSFRATFISMCVVIIGVMWAFGILGLLQYEITVLTALIPPLIIVIGIPNCIFLINKYQQEVKKHGNQALSLQRVISKIGNATLMTNITTASGFATFIITDSQLLKEFGIVASINIIGIFVLSLLVIPIVYSFMPLPKTKHLKHLNKKWIDGFVNWMEHIVREKRISVYVVSIVLLVVSIIGIYQIDISGSPIEDMPKNAEFFQDIRFFEEEFDGIMPVEIVVDTKRKNGVLKAPTLKKIDELSQVVHEIPELSRPVSVVDLVKYSKQAFYNGIPKYYQLPTSQENTFIMDVARKSADNGNLLKSFVDSTGQTARITTFMKDVKTDRMEAIEAKLQENISKIFPSDRFNVYMTGSALIFLKGTKYLVNNLILSLALAIGLIALFMAYLFRSFRMIIISLIPNLLPLVITAGLMGYVGVPIKPSTILVFSIAFGISVDDTIHFLAKYRQELTANQWRIKKSVYAALRETGVSMFYTSIVLFFGFSVFAISSFGGTVALGTLVSATLLFAMLSNLILLPSLLLSLERNIANKKVLKEPQIDILPKNEELE
- a CDS encoding porin family protein; the protein is MMKKLICFFFLSIPMLCFAQIEENTSVVSSNYLEDQIYLGLHYNLLGDKPNAVFQRNFSYGLQLGLIRDIPLTTNGRVALGIGLGYAVNSYYSNIISTKANGMISYQFAEDDFDYNRSKFQTHSLELPLEFRWRNATRNRYKFFRMYSGLKFNYNFSNLSKLVTDAGKTSFSNSDIEKFQYGLMLNVGYNTFNLHLYYALSDFMKDNTVLDTGESLSLKPLRIGLIFYLL
- a CDS encoding biopolymer transporter ExbD, whose product is MPRRGAPPEVNAGSMADIAFLLLIFFLVTTTIETDAGLDRMLPPIDETDQPEVIIKQKNIFTVNINRDGRLLVEDELTDIKELREKAIAFLDNGGAASGTEEYCNYCQGKRDETSSDNPDKAIISLKNDRETKYNVYITVQNEIVGAYNELRNREAQRLYKRNFTEMEAEYSNQETPDERKEVLKERIKRIQELFPQKFSEAETSTGN
- a CDS encoding biopolymer transporter ExbD; protein product: MSKFNKKKDAAVPAVNTASLPDIVFMLLFFFMTVTVMKDTSVKVQNELPKASETKKLEKKDQVITIYVGAPTDEYQKVFGKEAKIQLNDKFSSPSEVGPYILAERAKKSEDLQNVLTTSLKVDKNANMGIISDIKEELRKVNALKINYTTFEGDAFDNLNR
- the asnS gene encoding asparagine--tRNA ligase, which translates into the protein MKSNSIKELLSTKHLLQEVTIKGWVKTFRSNRFIALNDGSTLNNMQCVVAFENFDEALLRKVTTGAALQIKGTLVESQGRGQSLEIQVNELIVLGTSDPDTYPIQPKKHSLEFLREKAHLRVRTNTFAAVMRLRSALSFAVHQYFQKNGFYNVHTPIITGSDAEGAGEMFRVSTLDQKKPPLNEDGSINFKEDFFGKETNLTVSGQLEAETYAMALGKVYTFGPTFRAENSNTSRHLAEFWMIEPEVAFNDLDANMDLAEDFIKEVITYVLDNCQEDLQFLEQRLLEEEKTKPQIERSDMALIEKLKFVTENNFKRVSYTEAIDILKNSTPNKKKKFQYPIEDWGTDLQSEHERYLVEKHFKCPVILFDYPAKIKAFYMRLNEDGKTVRAMDILFPGIGEIVGGSQREERLDVLQEKMKALDIDEKELWWYLDLRRFGSAVHSGFGLGFERLVLFTTGMGNIRDVIPFPRTPQNAEF
- the rpoN gene encoding RNA polymerase factor sigma-54 produces the protein MLKQYLSFKLSQKLSPQQIQLMKLIQLPTQAFEQRLKQELEENPALETGKEELDNFDDDYEDDVYNDESDSDSINAEDINIDEYLSDDEIPEYRTQVNNYSADDEEKTVPYAAGISFNQYLINQLNTFYLSDEEWFIAEFLVGSIDESGYIRRAIPDILDDLAFTQNIYTDEGAIRKILKIVQELDPPGVGATSLEECLIIQLKRKELNPSVELAIQILEKSFEQFTKKHYQKLLQKHNITEEELKNSISEIEKLNPKPGGSYSGGNTRMVEHIVPDFSIKIVDGELELTLNGRNAPELHISKDYNNMLEGYKNAKEKSKAQKDTVQFIKQKLDAAKWFIDAIKQRQQTLFVTMNTIMHYQKEYFLSGDERKLRPMILKDIADKIDMDVSTVSRVANSKYVDTPYGTKLIKEYFSESMKNDQGEDVSTKEIKKILETVIGEETKRKPLTDDKLADILKEKGYPIARRTVAKYREQLSIPVARMRKEI